In Streptomyces sp. P3, one DNA window encodes the following:
- a CDS encoding VOC family protein produces MAIRLENVGIAVRDLEATIAFFTDLGLTVVGRDTVSGEWTDTAVGLDGNHANIAMLQTPDGQGRLELFEYIHPEAIETNPTRPNEIGMHRVAFSVDDLDRALETVAKHGCHPLRGVATYEDVYKLTYVRGPSGILVMLAEELKKN; encoded by the coding sequence ATGGCTATCAGACTGGAGAACGTCGGCATCGCTGTTCGTGACCTCGAGGCAACGATCGCCTTCTTCACCGACCTCGGCCTCACGGTCGTCGGCCGTGACACGGTCAGCGGTGAGTGGACGGACACCGCCGTCGGCCTCGACGGCAACCACGCCAACATCGCGATGCTCCAGACGCCGGACGGTCAAGGTCGTCTTGAGCTCTTCGAGTACATCCACCCCGAAGCGATCGAGACGAATCCCACTCGTCCCAACGAGATCGGCATGCACCGTGTCGCCTTCTCGGTCGACGACCTCGACAGAGCCCTTGAGACAGTGGCAAAACACGGATGCCATCCGCTGCGCGGGGTGGCGACCTACGAAGACGTCTACAAGCTCACGTACGTCCGCGGTCCCAGCGGCATCCTTGTGATGCTCGCCGAGGAGCTGAAGAAGAACTGA